A stretch of Vigna angularis cultivar LongXiaoDou No.4 chromosome 4, ASM1680809v1, whole genome shotgun sequence DNA encodes these proteins:
- the LOC108330003 gene encoding probable mitochondrial adenine nucleotide transporter BTL3, which translates to MTMQAGDLCQQQNTHSPLTFFSSISDFASFTGGLFLDPKVPDSFLRSVSFKIHAAASSQSNTHRQRRRVPVGCFLSVSLPTAKLVTEPNLPNGEHVSNQDTTSNGVVQQRKVKVRGGNAVNTTKHLWAGAIAAMVSRTCVAPLERLKLEYIVRGEKRNIFELISKIAASQGLRGFWKGNLVNILRTAPFKAVNFCAYDTYRKQLLRFSGNEETTNFERFIAGAAAGITATIICLPLDTIRTKLVAPGGEALGGVIGAFQYMIRTEGFFSLYKGLVPSIISMAPSGAVFYGVYDILKSAYLHSPEGKKRIQNMHKEGQELSAFDQLELGPVRTLLNGAIAGACAEAATYPFEVVRRRLQLQVQATKLSSFATFVKIVEQGGIPALYAGLVPSLLQVLPSASISFFVYEFMKIVLKVE; encoded by the exons ATGACAATGCAGGCAGGGGACCTCTGCCAGCAACAAAATACACATTCTCCCCTCactttcttctcttcaatttcgGATTTTGCTTCCTTCACCGGAGGCTTGTTTCTCGACCCCAAAGTTCCCGATTCCTTTCTTCGTTCCGTTTCCTTCAAGATTCACGCCGCCGCTTCTTCCCAATCCAACACTCACCGCCAACGGAGGAGGGTTCCGGTCGGCTGTTTTTTGTCAGTGAGCTTGCCCACTGCAAAGCTCGTCACCGAACCCAATTTGCCAAATGGCGAACACGTGTCCAACCAGGACACCACCTCCAACGGCGTCGTTCAGCAAAGAAAGGTTAAGGTGCGAGGAGGCAATGCCGTCAACACCACCAAGCATCTCTGGGCTGGTGCTATTGCTGCTATGGTGTCTAG AACTTGTGTTGCTCCACTTGAAAGACTGAAGTTGGAATACATAGTCCGTGGTGAGAAGAGGAATATATTCGAGCTTATTAGCAAAATTGCTGCTTCTCAAGGGTTGAGAGGCTTTTGGAAAGGGAACCTTGTAAATATTCTGCGAACAGCTCCATTCAAAGCGGTTAATTTCTGTGCCTACGATACTTATAGAAAGCAGTTGCTGAGGTTCTCTGGGAATGAGGAAACTACTAATTTTGAGAGGTTTATTGCTGGTGCTGCTGCTGGGATTACTGCTACCATTATTTGCCTTCCACTTGACACG ATCCGAACCAAGTTGGTGGCACCTGGTGGAGAAGCTTTGGGTGGTGTAATTGGTGCTTTCCAATACATGATTCGAACTGAAGGATTCTTTTCTCTTTACAAGGGTTTAGTACCATCAATTATAAGTATGGCTCCTTCTGGTGCAGTTTTTTATGGCGTATATGATATACTCAAATCAGCTTATCTGCATTCACCGGAAGGAAAGAAGAGAATTCAGAATATGCATAAAGAGGGTCAGGAATTGAGTGCATTTGATCAGCTTGAGTTGGGTCCAGTAAGAACATTGTTGAATGGGGCTATTGCTGGTGCATGTGCAGAAGCTGCTACGTACCCATTTGAAGTGGTGAGGAGGCGACTTCAATTGCAAGTTCAGGCTACTAAATTAAGTTCTTTTGCAACGTTTGTCAAAATAGTTGAACAGGGAGGCATTCCAGCTCTCTATGCAGGACTTGTTCCCAGCTTATTGCAG GTACTTCCTTCAGCTTCAATAAGTTTCTTTGTCTATGAGTTCATGAAGATTGTTCTGAAAGTGGAGTAG
- the LOC108331302 gene encoding signal peptidase complex-like protein DTM1, producing the protein MPNDAVLRTCLLWLAAVILAVGLFTHSFKKMMVTYVFGVLGIAAVLLPDWDYFNRDFSRWTYPVTAEERANSPHAQGSGFLRFAHSPLRVIVYSVVYGCAMYKWWEYVSS; encoded by the exons ATGCCAAACGACGCCGTTCTCAGAACCTGCCTTCTCTGGCTGGCCGCAGTTATTTTAGCGGTTGGCTTATTCACCCACTCTTTCAAGAAGATGATGGTCACCTACGTCTTCGGAGTTCTTGGGATTGCGGCGGTTCTCCTTCCTGATTGGGATTACTTCAACCGTGATTTCTCTCGTTGGACTTACCCTGTCACTGCTGAGGAAAGGGCCAATTCTCCACATGCCCAAGGATCTGGATTTCTCAG GTTTGCTCATTCTCCTCTAAGGGTGATTGTTTATAGTGTGGTTTATGGATGTGCTATGTACAAATGGTGGGAGTATGTATCGAGCTAA